The stretch of DNA gacgtggtttagtgggcacgATAGTGATGGGTCGACAGTTGGATTTTATGACCGCAGAGATCTTTCCCAAACTGTACGATACCATGATTTTACatgaattctatgattctggaggctttccagcagcagtgcagcacagctaCTACATGCAGCTGTGTGGAGCAACCTGATTCCCACAGCCAGAGTCCCAAACCAGCTTCTTGCCcgctgcagctgctcctcccgCCCTAAGGCACGAGGAGCACGAGGCCATGGAAGCTGGGTAGGGTGGGATGAGCCCCAGCcacgctgcccagagcccaTGGTCGAGGATGGCGAGAGGAGAAGGGACGgcagcagccccatccccagaaGTCAACCCCTTGCCCTCCTCTCACCCTCCTCACCTACACCTCCTATTTCACACATCCATGCTTAAAACGGGTGCAATCTGCAGaggcagcttgctgctgcactCGTACGGGCTCTCCCTTCTCACGTCGGTCTTCTGGTGCCCGCGCGGGCGGTCGTGCCGCTTGTAGGCTTTCTGGCACTCTCCGCACCAGTACGCCTTCCTGCCCGCGTCGCTCTGGCGGTGGCGGACGAACTCGGAGGCCCAGGCAAAGCTCCTGTTGCAGCAGGGACACAGGGTGAAGTGATGCTGGTCAGCGTGCGTCCTCTGGTGCAGCACCAGAAAGTTCTGGCTGGAGAAGTTCTCCATGCATTCGGTACACGTATACATAATTTTCTGAGGGGACAGCGGGAACCGGTTGGGGCTGGGCTTCTCCCATTGCTCCCCGCTGCCGCTGCCCTGGTCGTGGGGCTGGGCGGCCGCGCAGGGCACCAGGCTGGAGCACCCCTTGGTGTCAGAGGGTGGACAGAAGCCCGTGGCCGCCCGGATCCGCAGGTGACGCCGGATTTTCTTCTTGGACATGAAGGCCTGGTCGCATTCGATACAGACGTACGGCACCCAGTTGCTGTGGCTCCTCTGGTGGATGATGAGGTTGATCTTGAGCAAGAAGTTCTTCCCGCACACCACGCACCTGTAGAACTTCTCTCGGGACGAGTTTCGCTGGCAGGCAGCGGTCCTGCCCGCGCTTCTCACTGGCTTTCCCAGCAGGTCAGCCGAGCTGCTGGGATCCACGTGTGCTGCTGTTTGGCAAAGGTCTGGCATCTCCTCCCTACCCGGCTCTTCGGGAGCATCTGCTGCCAGATCCTGGCCACTGCTCCCTGCATCTTTCAAGTCTTCCTTTTGCAGACCCTCCTCTATGCCAATCCCCTCCTGCAGGACCTCTTCTGGGATCCTCACCTCAGCACCTGTTGGAAATTGGGCAGAACTCAAGCATCACTCTTCCGCTTGGTTCTGAGGCCAAGGCATAAAGACCCAAGGGGTTCTCCCCATGCCTCCCCTtctccttgcccaggagctgctACCAATGCCAGCACCACTCTCTTCTTCCATCCCAGTGCCTTCATAACCAGACTGCAGCAGGGTACAGGCAGGGCACCACTACATCCCTTCACTGCAGACACCTC from Numida meleagris isolate 19003 breed g44 Domestic line unplaced genomic scaffold, NumMel1.0 unplaced_Scaffold180, whole genome shotgun sequence encodes:
- the LOC110390720 gene encoding zinc finger protein 777-like isoform X2, whose amino-acid sequence is MEELHARIEALERRLERAEAALRDREAWGLRLPSFSREEWALLDDEQKELHESVMQSNYEMLASLCCDLARPGVLLQMERGEPGMPAEPDWEGTAVSLKPAAELDCPGSVSGEALLQVEAKQTPEGRCGSLEDSGSPADAPDSTAPHVPQETIGAPADLSHAAASPPCPISTCCQEALTLSLPPSPPPAAGAEVRIPEEVLQEGIGIEEGLQKEDLKDAGSSGQDLAADAPEEPGREEMPDLCQTAAHVDPSSSADLLGKPVRSAGRTAACQRNSSREKFYRCVVCGKNFLLKINLIIHQRSHSNWVPYVCIECDQAFMSKKKIRRHLRIRAATGFCPPSDTKGCSSLVPCAAAQPHDQGSGSGEQWEKPSPNRFPLSPQKIMYTCTECMENFSSQNFLVLHQRTHADQHHFTLCPCCNRSFAWASEFVRHRQSDAGRKAYWCGECQKAYKRHDRPRGHQKTDVRRESPYECSSKLPLQIAPVLSMDV
- the LOC110390720 gene encoding zinc finger protein 777-like isoform X1; protein product: MEELHARIEALERRLERAEAALRDREAWGLRLPSVPVTFKDVFVQFSREEWALLDDEQKELHESVMQSNYEMLASLCCDLARPGVLLQMERGEPGMPAEPDWEGTAVSLKPAAELDCPGSVSGEALLQVEAKQTPEGRCGSLEDSGSPADAPDSTAPHVPQETIGAPADLSHAAASPPCPISTCCQEALTLSLPPSPPPAAGAEVRIPEEVLQEGIGIEEGLQKEDLKDAGSSGQDLAADAPEEPGREEMPDLCQTAAHVDPSSSADLLGKPVRSAGRTAACQRNSSREKFYRCVVCGKNFLLKINLIIHQRSHSNWVPYVCIECDQAFMSKKKIRRHLRIRAATGFCPPSDTKGCSSLVPCAAAQPHDQGSGSGEQWEKPSPNRFPLSPQKIMYTCTECMENFSSQNFLVLHQRTHADQHHFTLCPCCNRSFAWASEFVRHRQSDAGRKAYWCGECQKAYKRHDRPRGHQKTDVRRESPYECSSKLPLQIAPVLSMDV